TTTGCAATACAAACGCAGGATACAGCTGGTAAAATTTAGAGTGACACCGCCTGACGCCGGCGCTGCCGATAGAACACCCACTCCCGAAAGCCTATTTCTTTCAGCCGCTTGCCGACGATCTCCCATTCATCTCCGACCCGTGCAGGATCGTGAGCATCGGATCCGAACGTCACTTTTACTCCATAAAAAAGCGCCCGTTCCAACGTTTCATCAGATGGATACCAGCCGCCGCATCGTTTTGTTTTGCCTGACGTATTGACCTCGATGGCGACATCACAAGCGGCGATGACTTGCAATGTCTGATCCACAATATCTTTTTTGATGTCCACAAATGTGGGATAATTCGCTTTCATGGCGTCAATGTGTCCCAAAATGTCAAACATCCGGCTTTTGGCCGACCGCTGAATCAAATCATAATACAGCTGCTTTTCCTTGATCAACTGCTCCTCTGTCAGACCCGTCCAGCGCCTGCGATTAAATATGCTTTTCCCGCCGGAAACGTGGACAGAGCCAATGATGTAATCAAATGGATATTTTTGATATACTTCCCGATAGATATCCGCATAGTCCGGAAAAAAATCCGATTCAATGCCCAGCAATACTTCGATTGCATCCTTGTACATGTCCTTGATTTGCAGCACTTCCCTTATATACAGGGGAAATTCGCTTTTTGCCATCGCCACATTCGGCTTTGGATGATCCTCTTCCTCCCCAAAATAGGGCGAATGATCCGAAATGCCAATCACCGTAAGACCGGCAGCAATGGCAGCTTCCACGTATTCGCGTATTCCGCCTGCAGCGTGCCCACAGCGCTCATGATGTGTATGCATGTCAAACTTCATCGCTACAAACAACCCCTAACAAATATTCACAAACACTAGACCATATATTTAGATTGGATTATGATATAAGTTGCAATTCATGTCTTTAAAAGGTATTTTTAAAAAAGTATATAAAAACGCATTTGACTGTTGTTTCTATGTAATTTTCATTTCGTGTATTAGTTTGGATCGATTCTGGGAACGGATCGGATTAGGAGGTTCGACGATGCATCAGCTGCAGCGGAAACCGTTCATTCATGTAACGAAACTTTTTACGTTTGATTCCGCACACCGTTTGGATGATTATATCGGAAAATGTGCAAATCTGCACGGACATACGTATAAACTGGAAGTGACATTCCGCGGCAAAACAGACCGGCGCGGGATTGTGGTGGATTTCGGCGACATCAAAAAAATCGTCAATGATTTGATTATATCAAAATACGATCACCAATTTCTCAATGATCATTTTTCTTTTCACACGACTGCCGAAAATCTTGCTGTCAAGTTTTTTGAACTTTTATATGATCATATCGCCTTACAGCCATCGGAGCAAAGCATTACGCTTACCCGCCTGCGTTTGTGGGAAACACCGACATCCTACGCGGAAGTGACTTTGGAGGATTTTTTACATGAGGGTCAATGAAATCTTTTTTTCCATACAAGGCGAATCCAAGTCAGCCGGTTTGCCGACTGTGTTCGTGCGCTTTACCGGGTGCAATTTGCGTTGCGCCTATTGCGATACTACATATTCTTACTTTGAAGGGGAAACAAAAACGCCGCGCGAAGTATTTGCAATGATTCAATCCTATCCGGGCAAGCGTGTCTGTCTCACAGGCGGTGAACCGCTCATCCAGCCGCGGGAAGAAATGAATCAACTGCTGCAAATGCTTTCGGATGGGCAATATGAAGTGTCAATCGAGACAGACGGCTCCATTGATATCAGGAAGTTTCCCTTATTTGATCGCCAGCGGTTTGTGCTGGATATGAAAGTTCCTTCCTCTGGCATGTCCCACAAAATGCATTTTGCGAATTTAGAGGCCATTGTTCCCGAACGGGACGAAGTGAAATTTGTCATCGGCAATCGGGACGATTACGAATGGAGTGTATCTGTGATTCGCCAATATCAGATTATGCCGGAGCAAGGATACCAAATCTTGTTTTCACCCGTATTTGGCGCGATCGATCTGAAAACATTGGTCGAATGGCTGCTGGAAGACCAACTCGATATTCGCTTCCAGATCCAGCTCCATAAAATCGTTTGGGATCCGAATCAACGCGGTGTATAGGAGGAATGATCGACATGAAAAAAGCGGTTGTTATTTTGTCAGGGGGTCTCGATTCCACCACATGCATGGCAATCGCCAAGCGGGCTGGATACGATGTATACCCCATTACATTTTTCTACGGGCAAAAACACTCGATTGAACTGGATGCCGCCAAAAAAGTCGCAGCTGCGTATCGGCTGTCCGAGCGGCACTTTATCGCAAATTTGAACGGCATGATCCGCGGGTCCGCATTGACCGACGCGGACATTGCAATCCCGACGGAGCGCAGTATCGCAGAGATGAGTCAGGATATACCCGTGACATACGTTCCCGCACGCAATATCATCTTCCTCAGCATCGCTTTATCCTATGCGGAAACGATCGGTGCGGAAGCGATGTACATCGGTGTCAATGCACTTGACTACTCCGGCTATCCGGATTGTCGCCCGGAATTTATCGAAGCGTTTCAAAACGTAATTCGTACGGGAACGGTCGCCGGCGCTCACGGACAAGGCATTCGCATCGAAGCGCCGCTGCAGCATATGACCAAAAGAGACATCGTAAAAACCGCCATGGAACTGCAAGCGCCTGTGGAGTTCAGCCATTCCTGCTATCAAGGCACAAATCCTGCCTGCGGTGTCTGCGATTCCTGTATTTTACGGATCAAAGGCTTTCAGGAAGCAGGATATCGGGATCCGATCCCATATGCTATTGCGATCAACTGGTAATGTTCCAGTTGATTTTTTGTTTTTCTATGGATAAAACTGGTCATACTAGTAGCGTCTGAACATTTGCCGGTTCGGCATATAGGGGGCGCTGGGATATGGCGTTTGATGAATTGGTTAGAAGTGCGCAAAATCGCACGAAGTTTGATCCGAAAAAACGTGTACAGATTCAGCAATTGACAAAATTGCTGGCTTTATCTGCAGACGGAGAAGCCGATCAACCTTGGCACTGCATGATTGTTCCACATCGGGAGATTTGTCAGATGATTCGCGGCCAAACGATGCGAACCGATTGTGACGGCGAGTTTACCGCTCTTCTGATCACACGAAACCGCAGCAAGCAGACGTTGCGTCCACGCGTATTTTTGCGCGAAACCGCGGCAATTGGACCTGTGCCGTATTCTTCTGTGGCCTTGTCCGCCTGGATCATGAAAATGGTGTACATCGGCCGCGGCATGGGGTTGCTGGTCAAGCCCCTTTTCCGCTTTGATGAATCACGATTGCACACCGCCTTGCAGATTCGGCCGGAACACAAAATCGTAGCAATGCTTTTGATCGGATTTCCGCAAGAGCAGGAAAGTCTCGACTGCCAGGAGCTTTTGCCGCCTTATGTCCATTTTCACAGCCGATCCTTGCAAAGCAGGCAATGGCAATAGGGCAGCAGAGCAGGGCAATAAACTTTCGCAT
Above is a window of Fodinisporobacter ferrooxydans DNA encoding:
- a CDS encoding radical SAM protein — translated: MRVNEIFFSIQGESKSAGLPTVFVRFTGCNLRCAYCDTTYSYFEGETKTPREVFAMIQSYPGKRVCLTGGEPLIQPREEMNQLLQMLSDGQYEVSIETDGSIDIRKFPLFDRQRFVLDMKVPSSGMSHKMHFANLEAIVPERDEVKFVIGNRDDYEWSVSVIRQYQIMPEQGYQILFSPVFGAIDLKTLVEWLLEDQLDIRFQIQLHKIVWDPNQRGV
- the queC gene encoding 7-cyano-7-deazaguanine synthase QueC, which codes for MKKAVVILSGGLDSTTCMAIAKRAGYDVYPITFFYGQKHSIELDAAKKVAAAYRLSERHFIANLNGMIRGSALTDADIAIPTERSIAEMSQDIPVTYVPARNIIFLSIALSYAETIGAEAMYIGVNALDYSGYPDCRPEFIEAFQNVIRTGTVAGAHGQGIRIEAPLQHMTKRDIVKTAMELQAPVEFSHSCYQGTNPACGVCDSCILRIKGFQEAGYRDPIPYAIAINW
- a CDS encoding histidinol-phosphatase encodes the protein MKFDMHTHHERCGHAAGGIREYVEAAIAAGLTVIGISDHSPYFGEEEDHPKPNVAMAKSEFPLYIREVLQIKDMYKDAIEVLLGIESDFFPDYADIYREVYQKYPFDYIIGSVHVSGGKSIFNRRRWTGLTEEQLIKEKQLYYDLIQRSAKSRMFDILGHIDAMKANYPTFVDIKKDIVDQTLQVIAACDVAIEVNTSGKTKRCGGWYPSDETLERALFYGVKVTFGSDAHDPARVGDEWEIVGKRLKEIGFREWVFYRQRRRQAVSL
- the queD gene encoding 6-carboxytetrahydropterin synthase QueD, translated to MHQLQRKPFIHVTKLFTFDSAHRLDDYIGKCANLHGHTYKLEVTFRGKTDRRGIVVDFGDIKKIVNDLIISKYDHQFLNDHFSFHTTAENLAVKFFELLYDHIALQPSEQSITLTRLRLWETPTSYAEVTLEDFLHEGQ